A single window of Xiphophorus hellerii strain 12219 chromosome 12, Xiphophorus_hellerii-4.1, whole genome shotgun sequence DNA harbors:
- the LOC116729789 gene encoding tripartite motif-containing protein 16-like produces the protein MAQKGVQLDRENFSCSVCLDILKDPVMIPCGHSYCLKCIKNVWDEKNKKGVYSCPQCRQTFTPRPVLVKNIMLAGLTEQLTGLGASLTEQSYAGPEDVACDICTGRKLKAIKSCLMCLVSYCEKHLQPHYDVAQLKKHQLVQPSKQLHDNICSHHDEVMKMFCRTDQQTICYVCMVDEHKGHDVVSAAAERKEKQKDLEVKRGEIQQTIQDGERDMKLLQQEVDTINDCANKAVENNDGIFSEVMRLIQKKSCEVKQQIRSQQESEVSRVRDLQEKLEQEISELKRKDAELEQLSHTEDRIQFLQKYPSLSAFSETKHSSSIDVRPPRYFEDVTAALSKLRDELQDILKEKWTNISLKVTEVDFPLSEPRTRDDFLQYSQEITLDPNTAQMNLLLSEGNRKVTLVKQSQFYPDHPERLSVKFQILSKQSLSQRCYWEVQWGGQGGRGSYVAVAYKDVYKTDSVFGQNDKSWSLFCCPNNHQFWYNSIRTSIPGSEFSRVGVYLDQPAGTLSFYNVSENMTLIHRVQTSFTQPLYAGIQLWFSIGDTAEICKLK, from the coding sequence ATGGCGCAGAAAGGAGTCCAGCTGGACCGAGAGAATTTCTCCTGTTCAGTTTGTCTGGATATACTGAAAGATCCGGTGATGATTCCCTGCGGACACAGCTACTGCCTGAAGTGTATCAAAAACGTCTGGGATGAAAAGAACAAGAAAGGCGTCTACAGCTGTCCTCAGTGCAGGCAGACCTTCACACCAAGGCCTGTCCTGGTGAAAAACATCATGTTGGCAGGATTAACTGAGCAGCTGACTGGACTCGGAGCTTCTCTTACTGAACAGAGttatgctggacctgaagatgtggcctgtgataTTTGTACTGGGAGGAAACTAAAAGCTATAAAGTCGTGTTTGATGTGTTTGGTGTCTTATTGTGAGAAACACCTGCAGCCTCATTACGACGTGGCTCAGTTAAAGAAGCACCAGCTGGTGCAGCCCTCCAAGCAGCTCCATGACAACATCTGCTCCCATCAcgatgaggtgatgaagatgttcTGCCGCACCGACCAGCAGACCATCTGTTACGTCTGCATGgtggatgaacataaaggtCACGACGTGGTTTCGgctgcagcagagaggaaggagaagcagAAAGATCTGGAGGTGAAGAGAGGAGAAATCCAGCAGACAATTCaagatggagagagagacaTGAAGCTGCTTCAGCAGGAAGTGGACACCATTAACGACTGTGCTAATAAAGCAGTGGAGAACAATGACGGTATCTTCTCTGAGGTGATGCGTCtcattcagaaaaaaagctgtgaggtgaagcagcagatcagatcccagcaggaatcTGAGGTGAGTCGAGTCAGAGAtcttcaggagaagctggagcaggagatctctgagctgaagaggaaagatgctgagctggagcagctctcacataCAGAGGATCGCATCCAGTTTCTGCAGAAATACCCCTCCCTGTCTGCTTTTAGTGAGACCAAACACTCATCCAGCATCGATGTTCGTCCTCCTAGGTATTTTGAAGATGTGACAGCAGCCTTGTCAAAGCTGAGAGATGAACTGCAGGACATCCTGAAGGAGAAATGGACAAACATCTCATTGAAAGTCACTGAGGTGGATTTTCCACTGTCAGAACCAAGAACCAGAGATGACTTCCTACAATATTCACAGGAAATCACCTTGGATCCAAACACAGCTCAGATGAACCTCCTACTGTCTGAGGGGAACAGGAAGGTGACCCTTGTGAAACAAAGTCAGTTCTATCCCGATCACCCAGAGCGGTTGTCAGTTAAGTTCCAGATCCTGAGTAAACAGAGTTTGTCTCAGCGATGTTACTGGGAGGTGCAGTGGGGAGGACAAGGAGGACGAGGAAGTTATGTGGCAGTCGCATACAAGGATGTCTATAAAACAGACAGTGTGTTTGGACAAAATGACAAATCCTGGTCTTTATTTTGTTGCCCAAACAATCATCAATTTTGGTACAACAGCATCCGAACTTCCATCCCTGGTTCTGAGTTCTCCAGAGTTGGAGTTTACCTGGACCAACCAGCTGGTACTCTGTCGTTCTACAACGTCTCAGAGAACATGACTCTtatccacagagtccagaccagcTTCACTCAGCCGCTCTACGCTGGAATACAACTCTGGTTCAGCATAGGAGACACAGCCGAGATCTgtaaactgaaataa
- the LOC116730059 gene encoding ras-related protein Rab-27B — MVDWDYDYLIKLLALGDSGVGKTTFLYRYTDSKFNRKFTTTVGIDFREKRVVYTGTGADGTSERNFRVHLQLWDTAGQERFRSLTTAFFRDAMGFLLMFDLTNQQSFVNVRNWMSQLQANAYCDNPDVVLVGTKADIRDTRNVNAKLAREMADRYGIPYFETSAVSGVNVDAAVLTLLNLVMKRMEQSTYGAPGSEPNGSPTTSHEVEEAPIRRWCSC; from the exons ATGGTGGACTGGGACTATGACTATCTGATCAAGCTCCTGGCGCTCGGCGACTCGGGCGTGGGAAAGACCACCTTCCTCTACAGGTACACGGACAGCAAGTTCAACAGGAAGTTCACGACCACGGTGGGAATTGACTTCAGGGAAAAGAGAGTG GTTTACACGGGGACCGGTGCTGATGGGACGAGTGAGAGGAACTTCAGAGTCCACCTCCAGCTCTGGGACACAGCGGGTCAGGAGAG GTTTCGCAGCCTCACAACTGCTTTCTTCCGAGATGCAATGGGCTTCCTGTTGATGTTCGACTTGACCAATCAGCAAAGTTTTGTTAACGTCAGGAACTGGATGA GTCAGCTTCAGGCCAATGCGTACTGCGATAACCCAGATGTGGTGCTGGTGGGCACTAAGGCAGACATCAGAGACACGAGGAACGTTAACGCCAAACTGGCCAGAGAGATGGCTGACAGATACGG CATCCCCTACTTTGAGACGAGTGCTGTGTCGGGAGTGAATGTGGACGCCGCTGTGCTCACCCTGCTGAACCTGGTGATGAAGAGGATGGAGCAGAGCACGTATGGGGCCCCTGGCTCTGAACCCAATGGGAGCCCCACCACCAGCCATGAGGTGGAGGAGGCCCCCATCAGGAGGTGGTGCTCCTGTTAA